One genomic window of Phaenicophaeus curvirostris isolate KB17595 chromosome 21, BPBGC_Pcur_1.0, whole genome shotgun sequence includes the following:
- the VEZF1 gene encoding vascular endothelial zinc finger 1 isoform X1, translating into MEANWTAFLFQAHEASHHQQQAAQNSLLPLLSSAVEPPDQKPILPLPITQKPQPAPETLKDAIVGIKKEKPKTSFVCTYCSKAFRDSYHLRRHESCHTGIKLVSRPKKTPTTMVPLISTIAGDNSRSSLVSTIAGILSTVTTSSSATNPSSSAGATAMAVTQTTKKPSKPVKKNHACEMCGKAFRDVYHLNRHKLSHSDEKPFECPICNQRFKRKDRMTYHVRSHEGGITKPYTCGVCGKGFSRYHVENPRRAQVLAFHNQEGLSYHSEGLGEPDILEDWPDHLSCHVKHVHSTERPFKCQTCTAAFATKDRLRTHMVRHEGKVSCNICGKLLSAAYITSHLKTHGQSQSINCNTCKQGINKTCMSEETSNQKQQQQQQQQQQQQQQQQQQQQQQQQQQQQHVTSWPGKQVETLRLWEEAVKARKKECQFTFEKAIEYVPFEAANLCQTSTAATTPVTLTTPFNITSSVASGTITNPVTVAAAMSMRSPVNVSSAVNISSPMNLGHPVTITSPLSMTSPLTLTTPVNLPTPVTAPVNIAHPVTITSPMNLPTPMTLAGPLNIAMRPVESMPFLPQALPTSPPW; encoded by the exons GCACACGAAGCCTCACATCACCAACAGCAGGCAGCACAGAACAGTTTGTTGCCTCTCCTGAGCTCTGCTGTTGAGCCACCCGATCAGAAGCCGATTCTGCCCTTACCAATAACGCAGAAACCTCAGCCTGCACCAGAAACATTAAAGGATGCTATTGTTgggattaaaaaggaaaaacctaAAACCTCCTTTGTGTGCACTTACTGCAGCAAAGCTTTCAGGGACAGCTACCATTTGAGACGTCACGAGTCCTGCCACACAGGGATAAAGTTAGTGTCACGGCCAAAGAAAACTCCCACCACAATGGTGCCCCTTATCTCGACCATCGCTGGTGACAACAGCCGAAGTTCCTTGGTTTCGACTATCGCAGGAATCCTGTCCACAGTCACTACGTCTTCCTCTGCCACCAACCCCAGCAGTAGTGCCGGCGCAACGGCTATGGCAGTGACTCAGACGACAAAGAAGCCCAGCAAGCCCGTTAAGAAGAACCACGCTTGTGAGATGTGCGGAAAGGCTTTCAGGGATGTTTACCACCTCAACCGGCACAAGCTGTCCCACTCAGATGAAAAACCCTTTGAATGTCCCATTTGCAATCAGCGCTTCAAGAGAAAGGATCGCATGACCTACCATGTGAGGTCTCATGAAGGTGGCATCACGAAACCGTACACCTGTGGTGTTTGTGGAAAAGGCTTCTCGAGGTACCATGTAGAAAATCCCAGGCGAGCTCAAGTATTGGCTTTTCATAACCAAGAAGGGTTAAGCTATCATAGCGAGGGGCTAGGAGAACCAGACATCTTAGAAGATTG GCCTGATCATTTAAGCTGTCACGTTAAACATGTTCACTCAACAGAGAGACCCTTCAAATGCCAA ACGTGCACTGCTGCCTTTGCCACCAAAGACAGACTGCGGACACACATGGTGCGCCATGAAGGAAAGGTATCGTGTAATATCTGTGGTAAACTTCTGAGTGCAGCATATATCACCAGCCACTTAAAGACACACGGGCAGAGCCAAAGTATCAACTGTAATACCTGTAAACAAGGCATCAATAAAA CATGCATGAGTGAAGAGACCAGCaatcagaagcagcaacagcagcagcagcagcagcagcaacaacagcaacaacaacaacaacagcaacaacaacaacaacagcagcagcagcagcatgtaaCGAGTTGGCCTGGAAAGCAGGTAGAGACCCTGAGATTATGGGAAGAGGCCGtcaaagcaaggaagaaag AATGTCAGTTCACCTTTGAGAAGGCTATAGAGTACGTACCATTCG AAGCTGCTAACTTGTGCCAAACCTCCACTGCTGCTACTACGCCTGTGACTCTTACTACTCCATTCAATATAACGTCCTCTGTGGCTTCTGGGACTATCACAAACCCAGTCACAGTGGCAGCTGCAATGAGCATGAGAAGTCCAGTAAACGTATCAAGTGCAGTTAATATATCCAGTCCGATGAACCTAGGGCATCCTGTAACTATAACAAGTCCATTATCCATGACATCTCCATTAACGCTCACCACACCAGTCAATTTACCCACCCCAGTAACCGCTCCAGTGAATATAGCGCACCCCGTCACTATAACATCCCCCATGAACCTCCCCACACCGATGACGTTAGCTGGTCCGTTAAATATAGCAATGAGGCCAGTAGAGAGCATGCCTTTCCTGCCCCAGGCCTTGCCCACGTCTCCTCCCTGGTAA
- the VEZF1 gene encoding vascular endothelial zinc finger 1 isoform X4 — MEANWTAFLFQAHEASHHQQQAAQNSLLPLLSSAVEPPDQKPILPLPITQKPQPAPETLKDAIVGIKKEKPKTSFVCTYCSKAFRDSYHLRRHESCHTGIKLVSRPKKTPTTMVPLISTIAGDNSRSSLVSTIAGILSTVTTSSSATNPSSSAGATAMAVTQTTKKPSKPVKKNHACEMCGKAFRDVYHLNRHKLSHSDEKPFECPICNQRFKRKDRMTYHVRSHEGGITKPYTCGVCGKGFSRPDHLSCHVKHVHSTERPFKCQTCTAAFATKDRLRTHMVRHEGKVSCNICGKLLSAAYITSHLKTHGQSQSINCNTCKQGINKTCMSEETSNQKQQQQQQQQQQQQQQQQQQQQQQQQQQQQHVTSWPGKQVETLRLWEEAVKARKKECQFTFEKAIEYVPFEAANLCQTSTAATTPVTLTTPFNITSSVASGTITNPVTVAAAMSMRSPVNVSSAVNISSPMNLGHPVTITSPLSMTSPLTLTTPVNLPTPVTAPVNIAHPVTITSPMNLPTPMTLAGPLNIAMRPVESMPFLPQALPTSPPW; from the exons GCACACGAAGCCTCACATCACCAACAGCAGGCAGCACAGAACAGTTTGTTGCCTCTCCTGAGCTCTGCTGTTGAGCCACCCGATCAGAAGCCGATTCTGCCCTTACCAATAACGCAGAAACCTCAGCCTGCACCAGAAACATTAAAGGATGCTATTGTTgggattaaaaaggaaaaacctaAAACCTCCTTTGTGTGCACTTACTGCAGCAAAGCTTTCAGGGACAGCTACCATTTGAGACGTCACGAGTCCTGCCACACAGGGATAAAGTTAGTGTCACGGCCAAAGAAAACTCCCACCACAATGGTGCCCCTTATCTCGACCATCGCTGGTGACAACAGCCGAAGTTCCTTGGTTTCGACTATCGCAGGAATCCTGTCCACAGTCACTACGTCTTCCTCTGCCACCAACCCCAGCAGTAGTGCCGGCGCAACGGCTATGGCAGTGACTCAGACGACAAAGAAGCCCAGCAAGCCCGTTAAGAAGAACCACGCTTGTGAGATGTGCGGAAAGGCTTTCAGGGATGTTTACCACCTCAACCGGCACAAGCTGTCCCACTCAGATGAAAAACCCTTTGAATGTCCCATTTGCAATCAGCGCTTCAAGAGAAAGGATCGCATGACCTACCATGTGAGGTCTCATGAAGGTGGCATCACGAAACCGTACACCTGTGGTGTTTGTGGAAAAGGCTTCTCGAG GCCTGATCATTTAAGCTGTCACGTTAAACATGTTCACTCAACAGAGAGACCCTTCAAATGCCAA ACGTGCACTGCTGCCTTTGCCACCAAAGACAGACTGCGGACACACATGGTGCGCCATGAAGGAAAGGTATCGTGTAATATCTGTGGTAAACTTCTGAGTGCAGCATATATCACCAGCCACTTAAAGACACACGGGCAGAGCCAAAGTATCAACTGTAATACCTGTAAACAAGGCATCAATAAAA CATGCATGAGTGAAGAGACCAGCaatcagaagcagcaacagcagcagcagcagcagcagcaacaacagcaacaacaacaacaacagcaacaacaacaacaacagcagcagcagcagcatgtaaCGAGTTGGCCTGGAAAGCAGGTAGAGACCCTGAGATTATGGGAAGAGGCCGtcaaagcaaggaagaaag AATGTCAGTTCACCTTTGAGAAGGCTATAGAGTACGTACCATTCG AAGCTGCTAACTTGTGCCAAACCTCCACTGCTGCTACTACGCCTGTGACTCTTACTACTCCATTCAATATAACGTCCTCTGTGGCTTCTGGGACTATCACAAACCCAGTCACAGTGGCAGCTGCAATGAGCATGAGAAGTCCAGTAAACGTATCAAGTGCAGTTAATATATCCAGTCCGATGAACCTAGGGCATCCTGTAACTATAACAAGTCCATTATCCATGACATCTCCATTAACGCTCACCACACCAGTCAATTTACCCACCCCAGTAACCGCTCCAGTGAATATAGCGCACCCCGTCACTATAACATCCCCCATGAACCTCCCCACACCGATGACGTTAGCTGGTCCGTTAAATATAGCAATGAGGCCAGTAGAGAGCATGCCTTTCCTGCCCCAGGCCTTGCCCACGTCTCCTCCCTGGTAA
- the VEZF1 gene encoding vascular endothelial zinc finger 1 isoform X5, protein MEANWTAFLFQAHEASHHQQQAAQNSLLPLLSSAVEPPDQKPILPLPITQKPQPAPETLKDAIVGIKKEKPKTSFVCTYCSKAFRDSYHLRRHESCHTGIKLVSRPKKTPTTMVPLISTIAGDNSRSSLVSTIAGILSTVTTSSSATNPSSSAGATAMAVTQTTKKPSKPVKKNHACEMCGKAFRDVYHLNRHKLSHSDEKPFECPICNQRFKRKDRMTYHVRSHEGGITKPYTCGVCGKGFSRPDHLSCHVKHVHSTERPFKCQTCTAAFATKDRLRTHMVRHEGKVSCNICGKLLSAAYITSHLKTHGQSQSINCNTCKQGINKTCMSEETSNQKQQQQQQQQQQQQQQQQQQQQQQQQQQQQHVTSWPGKQVETLRLWEEAVKARKKEAANLCQTSTAATTPVTLTTPFNITSSVASGTITNPVTVAAAMSMRSPVNVSSAVNISSPMNLGHPVTITSPLSMTSPLTLTTPVNLPTPVTAPVNIAHPVTITSPMNLPTPMTLAGPLNIAMRPVESMPFLPQALPTSPPW, encoded by the exons GCACACGAAGCCTCACATCACCAACAGCAGGCAGCACAGAACAGTTTGTTGCCTCTCCTGAGCTCTGCTGTTGAGCCACCCGATCAGAAGCCGATTCTGCCCTTACCAATAACGCAGAAACCTCAGCCTGCACCAGAAACATTAAAGGATGCTATTGTTgggattaaaaaggaaaaacctaAAACCTCCTTTGTGTGCACTTACTGCAGCAAAGCTTTCAGGGACAGCTACCATTTGAGACGTCACGAGTCCTGCCACACAGGGATAAAGTTAGTGTCACGGCCAAAGAAAACTCCCACCACAATGGTGCCCCTTATCTCGACCATCGCTGGTGACAACAGCCGAAGTTCCTTGGTTTCGACTATCGCAGGAATCCTGTCCACAGTCACTACGTCTTCCTCTGCCACCAACCCCAGCAGTAGTGCCGGCGCAACGGCTATGGCAGTGACTCAGACGACAAAGAAGCCCAGCAAGCCCGTTAAGAAGAACCACGCTTGTGAGATGTGCGGAAAGGCTTTCAGGGATGTTTACCACCTCAACCGGCACAAGCTGTCCCACTCAGATGAAAAACCCTTTGAATGTCCCATTTGCAATCAGCGCTTCAAGAGAAAGGATCGCATGACCTACCATGTGAGGTCTCATGAAGGTGGCATCACGAAACCGTACACCTGTGGTGTTTGTGGAAAAGGCTTCTCGAG GCCTGATCATTTAAGCTGTCACGTTAAACATGTTCACTCAACAGAGAGACCCTTCAAATGCCAA ACGTGCACTGCTGCCTTTGCCACCAAAGACAGACTGCGGACACACATGGTGCGCCATGAAGGAAAGGTATCGTGTAATATCTGTGGTAAACTTCTGAGTGCAGCATATATCACCAGCCACTTAAAGACACACGGGCAGAGCCAAAGTATCAACTGTAATACCTGTAAACAAGGCATCAATAAAA CATGCATGAGTGAAGAGACCAGCaatcagaagcagcaacagcagcagcagcagcagcagcaacaacagcaacaacaacaacaacagcaacaacaacaacaacagcagcagcagcagcatgtaaCGAGTTGGCCTGGAAAGCAGGTAGAGACCCTGAGATTATGGGAAGAGGCCGtcaaagcaaggaagaaag AAGCTGCTAACTTGTGCCAAACCTCCACTGCTGCTACTACGCCTGTGACTCTTACTACTCCATTCAATATAACGTCCTCTGTGGCTTCTGGGACTATCACAAACCCAGTCACAGTGGCAGCTGCAATGAGCATGAGAAGTCCAGTAAACGTATCAAGTGCAGTTAATATATCCAGTCCGATGAACCTAGGGCATCCTGTAACTATAACAAGTCCATTATCCATGACATCTCCATTAACGCTCACCACACCAGTCAATTTACCCACCCCAGTAACCGCTCCAGTGAATATAGCGCACCCCGTCACTATAACATCCCCCATGAACCTCCCCACACCGATGACGTTAGCTGGTCCGTTAAATATAGCAATGAGGCCAGTAGAGAGCATGCCTTTCCTGCCCCAGGCCTTGCCCACGTCTCCTCCCTGGTAA
- the VEZF1 gene encoding vascular endothelial zinc finger 1 isoform X3 yields MEANWTAFLFQAHEASHHQQQAAQNSLLPLLSSAVEPPDQKPILPLPITQKPQPAPETLKDAIVGIKKEKPKTSFVCTYCSKAFRDSYHLRRHESCHTGIKLVSRPKKTPTTMVPLISTIAGDNSRSSLVSTIAGILSTVTTSSSATNPSSSAGATAMAVTQTTKKPSKPVKKNHACEMCGKAFRDVYHLNRHKLSHSDEKPFECPICNQRFKRKDRMTYHVRSHEGGITKPYTCGVCGKGFSRYHVENPRPDHLSCHVKHVHSTERPFKCQTCTAAFATKDRLRTHMVRHEGKVSCNICGKLLSAAYITSHLKTHGQSQSINCNTCKQGINKTCMSEETSNQKQQQQQQQQQQQQQQQQQQQQQQQQQQQQHVTSWPGKQVETLRLWEEAVKARKKECQFTFEKAIEYVPFEAANLCQTSTAATTPVTLTTPFNITSSVASGTITNPVTVAAAMSMRSPVNVSSAVNISSPMNLGHPVTITSPLSMTSPLTLTTPVNLPTPVTAPVNIAHPVTITSPMNLPTPMTLAGPLNIAMRPVESMPFLPQALPTSPPW; encoded by the exons GCACACGAAGCCTCACATCACCAACAGCAGGCAGCACAGAACAGTTTGTTGCCTCTCCTGAGCTCTGCTGTTGAGCCACCCGATCAGAAGCCGATTCTGCCCTTACCAATAACGCAGAAACCTCAGCCTGCACCAGAAACATTAAAGGATGCTATTGTTgggattaaaaaggaaaaacctaAAACCTCCTTTGTGTGCACTTACTGCAGCAAAGCTTTCAGGGACAGCTACCATTTGAGACGTCACGAGTCCTGCCACACAGGGATAAAGTTAGTGTCACGGCCAAAGAAAACTCCCACCACAATGGTGCCCCTTATCTCGACCATCGCTGGTGACAACAGCCGAAGTTCCTTGGTTTCGACTATCGCAGGAATCCTGTCCACAGTCACTACGTCTTCCTCTGCCACCAACCCCAGCAGTAGTGCCGGCGCAACGGCTATGGCAGTGACTCAGACGACAAAGAAGCCCAGCAAGCCCGTTAAGAAGAACCACGCTTGTGAGATGTGCGGAAAGGCTTTCAGGGATGTTTACCACCTCAACCGGCACAAGCTGTCCCACTCAGATGAAAAACCCTTTGAATGTCCCATTTGCAATCAGCGCTTCAAGAGAAAGGATCGCATGACCTACCATGTGAGGTCTCATGAAGGTGGCATCACGAAACCGTACACCTGTGGTGTTTGTGGAAAAGGCTTCTCGAGGTACCATGTAGAAAATCCCAG GCCTGATCATTTAAGCTGTCACGTTAAACATGTTCACTCAACAGAGAGACCCTTCAAATGCCAA ACGTGCACTGCTGCCTTTGCCACCAAAGACAGACTGCGGACACACATGGTGCGCCATGAAGGAAAGGTATCGTGTAATATCTGTGGTAAACTTCTGAGTGCAGCATATATCACCAGCCACTTAAAGACACACGGGCAGAGCCAAAGTATCAACTGTAATACCTGTAAACAAGGCATCAATAAAA CATGCATGAGTGAAGAGACCAGCaatcagaagcagcaacagcagcagcagcagcagcagcaacaacagcaacaacaacaacaacagcaacaacaacaacaacagcagcagcagcagcatgtaaCGAGTTGGCCTGGAAAGCAGGTAGAGACCCTGAGATTATGGGAAGAGGCCGtcaaagcaaggaagaaag AATGTCAGTTCACCTTTGAGAAGGCTATAGAGTACGTACCATTCG AAGCTGCTAACTTGTGCCAAACCTCCACTGCTGCTACTACGCCTGTGACTCTTACTACTCCATTCAATATAACGTCCTCTGTGGCTTCTGGGACTATCACAAACCCAGTCACAGTGGCAGCTGCAATGAGCATGAGAAGTCCAGTAAACGTATCAAGTGCAGTTAATATATCCAGTCCGATGAACCTAGGGCATCCTGTAACTATAACAAGTCCATTATCCATGACATCTCCATTAACGCTCACCACACCAGTCAATTTACCCACCCCAGTAACCGCTCCAGTGAATATAGCGCACCCCGTCACTATAACATCCCCCATGAACCTCCCCACACCGATGACGTTAGCTGGTCCGTTAAATATAGCAATGAGGCCAGTAGAGAGCATGCCTTTCCTGCCCCAGGCCTTGCCCACGTCTCCTCCCTGGTAA
- the VEZF1 gene encoding vascular endothelial zinc finger 1 isoform X2 gives MEANWTAFLFQAHEASHHQQQAAQNSLLPLLSSAVEPPDQKPILPLPITQKPQPAPETLKDAIVGIKKEKPKTSFVCTYCSKAFRDSYHLRRHESCHTGIKLVSRPKKTPTTMVPLISTIAGDNSRSSLVSTIAGILSTVTTSSSATNPSSSAGATAMAVTQTTKKPSKPVKKNHACEMCGKAFRDVYHLNRHKLSHSDEKPFECPICNQRFKRKDRMTYHVRSHEGGITKPYTCGVCGKGFSRYHVENPRRAQVLAFHNQEGLSYHSEGLGEPDILEDWPDHLSCHVKHVHSTERPFKCQTCTAAFATKDRLRTHMVRHEGKVSCNICGKLLSAAYITSHLKTHGQSQSINCNTCKQGINKTCMSEETSNQKQQQQQQQQQQQQQQQQQQQQQQQQQQQQHVTSWPGKQVETLRLWEEAVKARKKEAANLCQTSTAATTPVTLTTPFNITSSVASGTITNPVTVAAAMSMRSPVNVSSAVNISSPMNLGHPVTITSPLSMTSPLTLTTPVNLPTPVTAPVNIAHPVTITSPMNLPTPMTLAGPLNIAMRPVESMPFLPQALPTSPPW, from the exons GCACACGAAGCCTCACATCACCAACAGCAGGCAGCACAGAACAGTTTGTTGCCTCTCCTGAGCTCTGCTGTTGAGCCACCCGATCAGAAGCCGATTCTGCCCTTACCAATAACGCAGAAACCTCAGCCTGCACCAGAAACATTAAAGGATGCTATTGTTgggattaaaaaggaaaaacctaAAACCTCCTTTGTGTGCACTTACTGCAGCAAAGCTTTCAGGGACAGCTACCATTTGAGACGTCACGAGTCCTGCCACACAGGGATAAAGTTAGTGTCACGGCCAAAGAAAACTCCCACCACAATGGTGCCCCTTATCTCGACCATCGCTGGTGACAACAGCCGAAGTTCCTTGGTTTCGACTATCGCAGGAATCCTGTCCACAGTCACTACGTCTTCCTCTGCCACCAACCCCAGCAGTAGTGCCGGCGCAACGGCTATGGCAGTGACTCAGACGACAAAGAAGCCCAGCAAGCCCGTTAAGAAGAACCACGCTTGTGAGATGTGCGGAAAGGCTTTCAGGGATGTTTACCACCTCAACCGGCACAAGCTGTCCCACTCAGATGAAAAACCCTTTGAATGTCCCATTTGCAATCAGCGCTTCAAGAGAAAGGATCGCATGACCTACCATGTGAGGTCTCATGAAGGTGGCATCACGAAACCGTACACCTGTGGTGTTTGTGGAAAAGGCTTCTCGAGGTACCATGTAGAAAATCCCAGGCGAGCTCAAGTATTGGCTTTTCATAACCAAGAAGGGTTAAGCTATCATAGCGAGGGGCTAGGAGAACCAGACATCTTAGAAGATTG GCCTGATCATTTAAGCTGTCACGTTAAACATGTTCACTCAACAGAGAGACCCTTCAAATGCCAA ACGTGCACTGCTGCCTTTGCCACCAAAGACAGACTGCGGACACACATGGTGCGCCATGAAGGAAAGGTATCGTGTAATATCTGTGGTAAACTTCTGAGTGCAGCATATATCACCAGCCACTTAAAGACACACGGGCAGAGCCAAAGTATCAACTGTAATACCTGTAAACAAGGCATCAATAAAA CATGCATGAGTGAAGAGACCAGCaatcagaagcagcaacagcagcagcagcagcagcagcaacaacagcaacaacaacaacaacagcaacaacaacaacaacagcagcagcagcagcatgtaaCGAGTTGGCCTGGAAAGCAGGTAGAGACCCTGAGATTATGGGAAGAGGCCGtcaaagcaaggaagaaag AAGCTGCTAACTTGTGCCAAACCTCCACTGCTGCTACTACGCCTGTGACTCTTACTACTCCATTCAATATAACGTCCTCTGTGGCTTCTGGGACTATCACAAACCCAGTCACAGTGGCAGCTGCAATGAGCATGAGAAGTCCAGTAAACGTATCAAGTGCAGTTAATATATCCAGTCCGATGAACCTAGGGCATCCTGTAACTATAACAAGTCCATTATCCATGACATCTCCATTAACGCTCACCACACCAGTCAATTTACCCACCCCAGTAACCGCTCCAGTGAATATAGCGCACCCCGTCACTATAACATCCCCCATGAACCTCCCCACACCGATGACGTTAGCTGGTCCGTTAAATATAGCAATGAGGCCAGTAGAGAGCATGCCTTTCCTGCCCCAGGCCTTGCCCACGTCTCCTCCCTGGTAA